The genomic stretch AAGATGGAAAAAAGAGAGCTGTTTATATTGCTGTCCGAGAAGATGGGACAGAAATCGTACTCCATAAGCGGTTATTCGAAACAGATGAACTCTTTACTCGTGATAATTTTAGAGAATTTCTAAGGTTTTTAATAAAGGAAGGAAGCTTGTATGATTACGTACTTGATTCTAAACGACCAATTGAAGAAATATACTTCTCGTTATGGGATTTTATGCCAAATGATGAATATCTTTCACCTGATTCCTTTATGAACCTAGCTGTTTATGTTGAACTGTTTGAAAATGCTGCTTATAACGGGACAAAACCTCCAAATAAGAGATGTGGAGAGCAACAAACTCCTCCAGAGGCTGTTGTTCTCGCTGAAATTAAAAATCCTTCAATTCACAAAGCGAAATTATTTAAAAAAGACCGATGTATATTTACAAGAAGGGACTACATTCAAAGAAAACGTCGCTTAGAAGATGCTTTAAAACTTAAAAAAACCAGCGCTTTTATGCTTAATCTTATTTTCCCCCAAAAGGCATATTCGTCAGAATCAGAACCTGAAATCCAAATACAACCAATTAATGCAATCAAGTTTCAAAACGAAGATAAAGACTTAGTGATCGAAAAATATAACACATCTAGCAATGAATTGAATATAGCATTTTACATTAATGCCCTTCAAAGTCGCAGAAACAGTATTACAGGAGATGAGGTCGCGTTTGACGATATGGAAGATCAAGTAAAATGTGCAGAAGAGAGATTAAAACAAGAAGCCAATGAGCTTAAGTCAAACACCCAAAAAACTGAAGAAATGATTTTAGAAGAACATAAACTTAAAACGTATTTAGATACAGCAATAAAAATGCTTGATGTAAAGAAAACGTGTACCCTTGACTCTGTTTCGAAATGTAACGATCTAGCAAGAGATGCCGCCCATATTAAAGTTACTGATGAAGATATGCAGGACATGAACTTTAAACACTCGCAACTTCAAGCGGAAAGAGCTGAATTTAACCCAGATGAAAAGACAACTATGACGATGTATACCACAGATGGTGAAAAAACAAAAATTGAATCAACCTTAAAAGATGTCGTTAAAAACGGATGGGACCTGCCCAATGGTGAAAAACAAGACCCAAGTGCCTTTAGGGATTATTCTAACATAAAAGACGATGATGAAAGACTAGCAACAGTTGCTTCAGACATTAGATTTGCAGCAAACTCATATGGCGTAAAGGTTAGCGATGAAAAAGCTTTAGAAATGGCAAAAGAGATATCCAATTCTGTTTCAAAAAAAATGAATTTTCAAGAAATGTTTAGCGTACGTAAAAAAGTAGCGATGCCTTCAAAAAACTCTGGATACATGAAAGCTGCAACAGAATCATTCAAATCAAAAATCCAAAAACAAAGATTGCAAGATTCCATAATTGCTAAACAAAAAGAAATAAATACTTCTTTAGGTGAACACGCTACTAAAGAAGAGAGAATTGCTGCCTATAAAAACGACCCTGACATTCAAAGACTAGAAAAAGAATTAGAAAAAATTGAAAATAAAAAGAAAGAGCTAGAAAAAATAGTTTCACATGAACAAACTAAAGTAGAAGATGAGATTGTCCCAAAGGAACCAGAAGAAGATTATTCACCAGAAAGAGATCCCCAACCTAAAGAAATTGCTATTAAACCAAGGGTGAAAACTAATGGACGCGGACAGACCGCAATCAGTTCACCATCTAATGGTGGATATACACCAAGACCTCGAAGATCTTATAACACTGGTTCTGGAGGAGGATTTAGCTCAGGCGGAAGCTCTGGAAGTGGATCAGCTGGTTATAATCCTGAATATAGTGGTTATGCTCCAGAGCAGGATAAAAAAGAAAGCACAGAATCAAAGGAAGAACCTAGCAAATCCCCAAAAAGAGAAATAGCTTCTATTGATGAAAAGAAAGAAGATTCTAAAAGTAGACTTGTTGGTAAACCAGAACAAGAGAAAAACACTGGTAATAAGGACGGCAAATCTGCATCTAAAGGTGAAAATGAGAGCGAAGAAATGGAATTTAGACCTGGAGAACTGGAGTACTACTTTAAAACCTATGCGTATTATGACGACATTACAAAGAAAAATAACGTAACTTTTAATGAAAAATTACTAGAAAAAAGCGACCGTATCATCAAAGCAGTCGTCAAGTATGGTCTAGATAATGTAACCGAGAAGTATCACTTCTTTCTTACTGACGAACGTTTGACTCCTGCCGAATTTATGAAAAATAAAAATAAAGAAGGGTTCTATATAGAAAGTGAAAATGCCTACTCTAGGATTATGAAACCAAAACCAGAAATAAAAATACTCTTAGATTTCAAATAGGATCTTGCCACATCTCTAATAAACAATTAAAAATTTAGCCAGTCTAAGTTCATGTAAACAATTTTACATTAAATTAAACCATATTAAGTACGTAAAATGTGATATAAATTAAATTTATTACTTATATTTAAAAAATAATTAATTGCGCACAATAATATTTAACTTGATTTACAATGATAAAAATGAAAATTTACAAATAATGAAAAGTAAAGCAAATTATCCAGATGATATAATTTCATATTTTAAAAACAAAGATTTTAAAATTGAGGTTAATGATTTTTCTAAAATTATTTTCGACAATCGAATTCATTGCTATCAAATAATTTCATCTAAAAATAATGATTGTTTCATAGGGATTGGTACAGACTTACAAAAAAAAGATGCAGCAAGCAAAGCATGCTCAGAACTTCTCGAAAGATCACTATTTATACGACCTAAAGATCACGGTTTTTTTGCATCAGCATTTCACCCAATCAAAAAAAAAGCTATTGATTCTTTTCATAAAGAATTTACAGAAAGACAATGTCTGTATTCTCTTTTGTTTGGAATTAATCCTTTCAAAATATTAGAAATAAACAAAACTAAATTGAGTTTCTCCTGGAGTAAAAATATCGATCTTACTGAATATAAAATCTTCATAGATGGAAATGTTCTAATCATTCATGAAGCAAGCGCAAATTATAAGAATAAATGTTTTATTGGTAACGGATTTTGTTCTGGTACAGAAAACGGTAAATCTATTAACGAAGCGATAAGAAGATTGTCATTCAAATTATTTAATAATCATGATTCTAACATTAGTACTATCCAAATCTTAAAAGAGCGAGCTATTTGCAGCTATAAAAATAGAATACACCTGCCAAAAGAACATGACTATGAATTGATGAGTACAAACGAGGGTTTTTTGTGTTACATATCGTCTCGCTGTCCAACAATATTTAGCAAAGACCAAAATGATAAAAATGCATATCATAATCTAATTAGAGGCTATCTACAATAACGTAGATGAACAAGGAGTAATAATCATGACAGAATTTGAATCAATCGCCGTTGAAGCGACAAGCGTACCTGGAAGCATAGTTCCAATATGCTAAAGCCTACTTGTGCCCTCAGATGGGGGCACTTCTTATCTGTTCTTGGAGAGAGACTCACGTTTGTGTCTATAATCTTGTATTGCCAGGATTTTTTTGGAATAAGTACAGGAACAATAGTTGCACTATCCCTATACACACTTACATTCGTAGTTGTGTCTCCATTTTCTGCCAGAATATTAAATAGTTTCAATAAGAAAAAAATACTTATAGTATCTGATATCATAAGGTCATTTTTAGTAATATCCTATATCCCATTTTTAAGTCATAAAGAACACACAATACCTCCGATTATTTTTATTATATTCCTGGTTATTTCCATATCAACAATAGCCAGAAATGCATTTTGGTCTATCATACCCGACGTAGTTCATAGCAACGATATACAAAATTTTAATATGAAAATTTCTTTAAATGAAAGTGTTGGCCTTGCTATAGGAACAGCACTTGGAGGACTGCTTTTAAAATGGATGTCGTACAAATATATTTTTATTTTTGATTCAATTACATACATTATATCTATGTTTTGCTTGATGTCGGTGGAATATGAAGATAAAACATCAAAAATAAAAAATGATTCGCCTAAAACCAGGATATCCGATTTTGTAAACTTGCTAGATGACAAAGTATTGTTGTCAATGACGTTTGCCATTGTCTTTACATGCATTCTTAGTGGTTTTTCTAACTCTTTTATAGTTTCAAATATACAACAATCGTTAAATCTTTCAAAAGACCACGTAGGTTATTCCTTTTCAGTTTTAGCTGTAGGCAGTTGGTTAGCCCCTAAATTTTTAGAACATACAAGACTGTCAGCAATATTTGAATCTTTAAAAATGTATTTAATTATCCTATGTGGGTCAATTGCAACCCTATCAATAACTAGAAATATTTTTGTTTTCTACGTTCTATGTTTTCTAACTGGAGTTATTATAACTTCTGGCACTGCCAAGTTTAACACTTTAGCAATGATGAGACTAGATTTCGAGAATAGAAATTTATATATATCATACCTAACATCATTGATAAGGTTTTTTATGTTTATCGGCATTGTAATATCTCCAATTGATACAAGAGTAACTGTCTGCATATTTGCATCAGTTGTAATGCTAGTTATTACTCTTTTTAAAAAGAATGTGTATGTATAGGATATTTCTATCAATCATAATAATGTGTTCTATTGCTGCAAAAGCTGAATCAATCGCCCGATGGAGCATGTCATCAATTCCTAACAGAATAGACAGTTTAAAATGGAGATCATTGGAAGATTGGTATATAATGATACAAGTATTCGATACAATGGTCTTTAATAAGGGGCATTATGGAACAAATGGGAGCTTATTAAAAAAGTGGAGTATCTCGAAAGACCGGAAAGAGTATAAATTCTATTTAAAGGAGAATATTTATTTTAGTAACGGAGAAGAGATAACTTCTAAAGATGCAATATTTTCCATAAAGAGATACCTCGTAAGCCAAAATCAAACAAATCCTTTTAAACAGTCTGTGCTTGGAGCTGATAATATTACAAGTCTAACAGAACCAATTAAAGGATTAAATCTAATCAATAAAAAAGTGTTCCAAATTACTTTAAAAAACCAATTTGAAAATATATGGTCTTTTTTACTATTACCAATGTGTACAGGAATAGTAAGAGAAGCCGACGTTGATACAAAAACAAATCGTTTAAAAAAAGTGTTCGCGTCATCTGGTGCGTACTATATAGAAAAAATGGATGATTCGAGTATTATTTTAAAAGCAAATAAGTACTATCGGGAATATTCCAAAAGCAAGATACAGCAAATTGTATTTACAAAACATAGTAATTTCATAGATGCTTTAAACTATTTCAAATTAGGAAAAACAAACATTATCCCAATTCTTGAACCATTTAATGATCCACTTTTTCCCAGCATAAGTACAACCACTAGTTGGAAAATGCTAAGATTCCCATATCATAGGGTGGGATTTATTCTTCTAAATAATAAAAACAATTTTTTTAAAAATAAATCTATAAGAAAAAAAATAAGAAACAGATTTTCATATAAAAATATGAAAATGTATCCCGAGAAAAACTATAAATGGTCCAACAGCTTTTTTCCAAAAGGAAGCCCTGGTTACATGGAAATTGAAAATAATGATTCAAATCTCTCTAAAAAAGAAGTGGAAATAATTTCAAAGATGAAAGTTTTGCTGGAAAAAGGAGTTGACACAGATACTATCAAATCAGTCATTCGTGACAAAATAAGTCCGAACATTAAAATAGAATATCTCTATAAAAAAGACCTCGTTGGAAAAATCATGCAAAGCGATTACGATATTGTTGTAACGTCAATAGGTCTACCAATCTTTAATCAAGAGTTCGGGATATACTTATACTTCTTAGAGGACCCGAAATATTTCGACCTAAATATATCTGGAATAAGTGAAAAATATAAAGAGCTATCACACACTACTTCCATAGAGGATAAAACAAATTTATTAAAACAAATTAATTCAAATATACAGGAAAATGCTAGCTTAATACCAATTTATTCGTCTAGGGTTATGTACTATTATCGCGACCCTTTAAAAATAAGCAATCAACTAGAGAGACATTTATCTTTTAAGATAATCAATTTCAACACAGAAAGCGAAGATTTGTGAATTCATTGGTAAGGTTATACATTGTCAGTTTTTTGTTTTTATTTTCATTACTACTAGGAATATTTTATTCATCATATATTTATATCACAGACCAAATAAGAGATAATTACATTCAAAGTGTTCTAGACAAGGCTATCTATATCCATGGCACTACCAGATCAAAGATACTTGTTGATAACGATAACTATGTTTATGATCTAATAATAAATACATTGTGCAACGAAAGAGATAATTCATCTTTTGAAGGTTTTTTTATTGAAAGATCAGGCGAAATTGACATGGAAGCAAAAGACATTGTCAATAAAAAAGAAATAATCAACCACAAATATAAAACGATTAATAAAAATCTGAGTTTTTATGCTGATTTGAAAAATATTTATTTAAAAATATCTTACTACTATTCAGAACAAGGGAATGATTTAGCGGCAATGTTATATATTGTTTTCAATAAAAATAACTTAGTCAAAATTATTTCAGCAGTAAAATTAAAATTTGCAATCGCGATTTTTGTTTTAACTTTTACAATTTTAATTGTTTTCCTATATACAATAAACAAAATAAGGGTTCGACTAAAAAACATTGATGGCGTATTAACTGGAGTTATAAACGATGACTTTGATAGTCTAGTTAAATATTCTAATCTGGAGGTTGTAGATAGAGATTCTTCCATAAAAGAAATAGCTTTAAAAATATACGGCCTATATAAAAGCAACATTGAACTAGTAAAACAAGAGTCGCAGCTGTCAATTATTAAACAGATCACACATGACATCAGATCCCCCCTTGCAGCGCTTGATATTGCTGCAAAATCAATCCCAGATGATACAAAATATGAAAGAGCAATATTCAACTCTGCTATCAACAGAATTCATGACCTAGCAAATGACCTCTTAAGCAAGAATAAAGATATACACTTTGAACAAAGGGAAAATAAGAAAGTTTCAATTGTTAAACTTTTAAACCTCATTGTATCTGAAAAACGCCTTGAGCATTCTAAGAATGACAATGTCAGAATTGAGTTTAAAATGCTCAACGGCGGCTACGAAGCATTTAGCGAATTTAGTAAAAAAGAATTCTACAGGATTATCTCTAATCTTATTAACAATTCAGTCGAAGCAACGTACAGCAAATTAAATGAAATTACCGCAAGTCTAAGCTCGAATAAAAATGATGTTAATATCGAAATAAGTGATACTGGCAAGGGAATACCGAATGAATATCTAGACAAAATTTTTATTCAAGGTGAATCTATTGGCAAGGAAAACGGCAATGGACTAGGTCTTTTTCACGCAAAAAGTTTAGTAGAGTCTTTTGGCGGTAAAATTAATGTAATAAGCGAAATTGGCAAGGGAACCACTATAACTATCAGAATACCAAAAATTGTTCCACCAGAGTCCTTTGTTAGTCAAATTAGTCTTAAAAGAGATTCCAAAATTGTCCTAATAGAAGACGATCCTTCAGTCCATAAAGCATGGGAATCAAGATTTAAAAGAGAAATAAAGTCTTTCTTTACGCTGGAGTCATTTAAAAAGTGGAAAGTCGAAAACGATGAGAGTGGATATATCTATATTTTTGATCAAGAATTTAAAAAAGAAAGCACTAATGGGCTTGAAACCATTCTTGAATTAGGAATAACAAAAGAAAGTATTCTGTGCACCAGCCATTACGAAAACTCAGAAATTCAAAAAACATGTGAGAAAAGTGGTATCGGTCTCGTAGATAAGAGTATGATCCCATATATCCCTATCATTATAGAAGAAGACTCTAAGATTAGAAATTTATCAATCCTAATTGATGATGACCCACTCGTTAGGTTGGTGTGGAAAACAAGAGCAAAGGAACAGGGGATCGAATTTAAGTGTTTTTCAAATGAAGATGATTTTTATAACGAGCTACCTAATATATCCAAAGACTCACCTATTTACATTGATTCTTGTCTCGGAGATGGTGTAAAAGGTGAAGATATAGCTAGAGACTTAGTTACTTGTGGATATGAAAAAGTATCCATTGCAACTGGATATGAAAAGGAGCGCTTTTCTGATCTACCTAAACAAATCAAAATTCAAGGAAAAGGGTCTCCCTGGTAATTTATTTTTTCGCCTTCATTGTTTGCTGTTTTGCGATATTTACAAATCTTCTTAACGCCTTAAGCTTATTTTCGTCTGTGAAACTAATTAAACATTTGTAATCTTGTGAAAACTCTCTTTTTTTAGCAACAGGCAACACTTCCTGAGTGTCGATAATTGTTAAAAAAACTTTTACCGGAGACTCAATAATGAGTAAACGGTACATAATCCACATATTGACTTGAGGTCAATTTATTATTCTACAATATCTTAATTTAGATACTGTGACCATAAACCCAAAATTTAGTCCATTCTCAGGATGAGTCTCACTGTGTTAAAAATAAAACAAGGAGACAATAAAATGAAAGGAAAAAAATTTTCAGAAGAAGTGATTTTCAAAATTTTAAAGGAATATGAATCTGGAATTCCAGCAAAAGAACTTGGACGCAAATATGGAATGGCCGAGCAAACAGTTCATAAGTGGAAGAAAAAATATCACGGGATGCAGGTATCTGATGCTAAAAAACTAAGAAGTCTTGAAGAGGAGAATCGACGTTTAAAACGACTCGTTGCTGATTTAAGTTTAGATAACCAAATGCTCAAGGAAGTTACAAAGGGAAACTTTTAAGGCCCAAACAAAAGAAAAATGCAGCTAAAATGCTCATTGATAAGTTTGGGGTCAGTGAGCGGCATTCGTGCCAAGTTTTAGATATTAACAGATCAAGCTATCGATATGAATTAACTTTGATTAAGAATGACCAAATTGTTATTAATCGAATGCAACAAATTGTACATAAACATCGAAGATATGGATATCCACGAGTTCATGTGATTCTAAATCGAGAAGGAATAGTCCAAAATCGCAAGAGAACCCAAAGAATTTATTTTGAGCAGGGATTTTCTTTAAAATTGAAACGAAAAAAGAAAAAACAATTTTTTCCACGGATAGTAAAACCTTCGGCATCGATGGGGGGTGAAGTTTGGTCTATGGATTTTGTTTCAGACTCACTTGCAAATTCAAGAAAGATTAGAATATTGACAGTCATAGACCATTTCACAAGGTATTCCCCAGGTTTTTATATTGATCATTCAATCTCGGGAATAATTGTAACCAAAGAACTTGATCGAATGATAAAAGAACATGGAAAACCAAAAAGAATTCAAGTAGATAATGGGCCAGAATTTACATCTAAGGCCATGTTGGAGTGGAGTTACAGGAATAATATTGAAATAGATTTTACTCGTCCAGGAAAACCAACAGATAATGCTTATATTGAAAGTTTTAATGGTAGCTTTCGAGATGAATGTCTAAATCAAAATTGGTTTTCTACATTGGCAGAAGCACGAGTTGTAATTGAAAGCTGGAGAAAAGAATACAATGAAGAGAGAATACACAGTTCATTAAAATATTTAACACCTAAAGAATTTGTCAAAAAGGAACGAGAAGATGTAAAACACAGACTCAGTGCAACTCATCTTTAGACTGGACTAGTCAATGGTTTAAGGTCATTATCAGCATCTTCCTTATTCTGACCTTTCATACAAGAAATCGGCTGCTCTTTTATAATATCATGAAACTCCTCAAGACTGCTTACTTCAAGATCATAATACGCTACAATGAATTCAATTATGGTTATATTAGTTCTTATAAGTTCAAGTGATATCCGTTCATGGTCATTCCACTGTAGAATGTTATAACAAACATGGTAGAAAACTATATTCATGCACAAATGCTTGTCTAAAGTCCAATTTCACCCAAGAGGAGCTTGATTTTTATCTTGAAAAATTCAACATAAGACGCCGTCTTTTGTATATTGATGATGCAATTAGCATCTAGGATGTCTCAGATAAATTTTTCATCCTAATTCCTTAGATCTTCTTTTTTAAAAAAAAATAAAAAAATAATTGTGAAGAAAATATCACATCATTTTTATCGGTAAATTCAAGATTTTAGAATTTCATTCTCGATTGTTTGAGTAGGAAAAAAAATAAAAGTCGTTCTGACTTTTGAATATTTCTTCACATTCTTTTAATTTCTAATATATACAAATTGGTAAACACGCACGGTTGAGGGCCGTGTGGCGCGAGCTTTGGAGGTTCAAGTCCTCTCCTGGGCACCATTTTGAAAAAGCTTCCTTTTTAGGAAGCTTTTTTTTTGCCAACTCCTCTAAATCACGAATCTCTCCCAAAATTTTAAAAGGCTTATGCAACGTACTTTCAACTACTTTGCCATTCAGTTGTTGGTTCGAGAGTAGTAGTTTTAATAGTTCTACTCGTTCTTCCTTGTTCTTTGTTTTCCATAATGATTTTGAGTGCTTGGCCAGTTCGAGAATAGAATCACTTGTAAGCATAAAACCTGCAGCAAATTTGCTTTGAACTCTTTCAATTTGAGAAGAGAGAATTTTTTTATCTTCTCTAAGCTGCTTCAACTTTCGCTGATAAGACACCTCATCAATTGTTCGACTCATCAGTAACTCAAGCAGATCATCTTCCTGTTTTTCAAAAGCTTTGATTGCTTGCTGATCACGCTGTATTTGTTTCTTCTGGCCATCAACAATTTTTCTATGCTCATCTTTAAGGTAGTTTGATATTTTAAGAGCAGAACTTTCACTAATCTCAAAGGAGTCTAGGACTGCTTCAAATTGAGCAAAAATCTTCTCCTCAGAAATATTGACTTGTTTTTCACTGTTTTGTTTATGATGTCTCTTACCGTCAGAGCAGTGATAGTATTCAAATTGACGTGTTATATCCTTACTCTTTATATATTTCTTTTTGGGATCATAAAGGATAGCACAACCACATACAGAGCATGTTAGGAAGTTACTGAATATCCCTCTAGGTCTTAGAGTATGTTTTCCTCTTTTCGTGTTAAATACAATATCTAGATGCTCTTTAGGAATGATAATTTCTTGGCTTCCATCATACTCCTCATCAATCCATACAAATTTACCCATATAAAACTTATTTTGAAGTATTTTTTCAACACCTGTTTTTGAAAAGGATCTTACTTTTTCTGGTGGCAGAATATTTTCTTCAATAATTTGATGTTTGATTCCCTCATAAGAAAGTCCATTTACAGCACGAAGTTCAAAAATTCTTTTAACGGCCTTAACACATCTTTCATCTGGATCAACAATAATAACTGCTCGACCTCTTTTATTACGGTTTTGTTCTTCATGAATTCTTTTATTCTTGTAACCAAGAGGTGCTCTTCCTGGAAATACACCCTCCATAGCTTTTTCTTTGGAACCTTTTTGAGATTCTCTACCAATATTAGCAGCAGCGTATTTCGCTACGGCCGTTTCAATATCATCATGGAAAACATCTTCAGGACTACAGTTCTTATCAAAGATCTTTTTGGTTTTATAGTAATGAATTCTAAGCATACCCGCTTTTGCAAGTTTTTGAAGCGTTTCCTTGCTCGTGAAGTTCCTACTTAAGCGGTCGCTCTTTTCAACAATTAGATTAACTGGGGTAGATGACATTGATGCCAGAAGTCTTATCTCTTGAACCATTTGATCAAAGTTTTTCCTCAAGTGGCTTTTAGAAGCAGTTTCAGCA from Halobacteriovoraceae bacterium encodes the following:
- a CDS encoding MFS transporter, which encodes MLKPTCALRWGHFLSVLGERLTFVSIILYCQDFFGISTGTIVALSLYTLTFVVVSPFSARILNSFNKKKILIVSDIIRSFLVISYIPFLSHKEHTIPPIIFIIFLVISISTIARNAFWSIIPDVVHSNDIQNFNMKISLNESVGLAIGTALGGLLLKWMSYKYIFIFDSITYIISMFCLMSVEYEDKTSKIKNDSPKTRISDFVNLLDDKVLLSMTFAIVFTCILSGFSNSFIVSNIQQSLNLSKDHVGYSFSVLAVGSWLAPKFLEHTRLSAIFESLKMYLIILCGSIATLSITRNIFVFYVLCFLTGVIITSGTAKFNTLAMMRLDFENRNLYISYLTSLIRFFMFIGIVISPIDTRVTVCIFASVVMLVITLFKKNVYV
- a CDS encoding HAMP domain-containing histidine kinase; translated protein: MFLFSLLLGIFYSSYIYITDQIRDNYIQSVLDKAIYIHGTTRSKILVDNDNYVYDLIINTLCNERDNSSFEGFFIERSGEIDMEAKDIVNKKEIINHKYKTINKNLSFYADLKNIYLKISYYYSEQGNDLAAMLYIVFNKNNLVKIISAVKLKFAIAIFVLTFTILIVFLYTINKIRVRLKNIDGVLTGVINDDFDSLVKYSNLEVVDRDSSIKEIALKIYGLYKSNIELVKQESQLSIIKQITHDIRSPLAALDIAAKSIPDDTKYERAIFNSAINRIHDLANDLLSKNKDIHFEQRENKKVSIVKLLNLIVSEKRLEHSKNDNVRIEFKMLNGGYEAFSEFSKKEFYRIISNLINNSVEATYSKLNEITASLSSNKNDVNIEISDTGKGIPNEYLDKIFIQGESIGKENGNGLGLFHAKSLVESFGGKINVISEIGKGTTITIRIPKIVPPESFVSQISLKRDSKIVLIEDDPSVHKAWESRFKREIKSFFTLESFKKWKVENDESGYIYIFDQEFKKESTNGLETILELGITKESILCTSHYENSEIQKTCEKSGIGLVDKSMIPYIPIIIEEDSKIRNLSILIDDDPLVRLVWKTRAKEQGIEFKCFSNEDDFYNELPNISKDSPIYIDSCLGDGVKGEDIARDLVTCGYEKVSIATGYEKERFSDLPKQIKIQGKGSPW
- a CDS encoding transposase, producing MKGKKFSEEVIFKILKEYESGIPAKELGRKYGMAEQTVHKWKKKYHGMQVSDAKKLRSLEEENRRLKRLVADLSLDNQMLKEVTKGNF
- a CDS encoding IS3 family transposase, producing MLIDKFGVSERHSCQVLDINRSSYRYELTLIKNDQIVINRMQQIVHKHRRYGYPRVHVILNREGIVQNRKRTQRIYFEQGFSLKLKRKKKKQFFPRIVKPSASMGGEVWSMDFVSDSLANSRKIRILTVIDHFTRYSPGFYIDHSISGIIVTKELDRMIKEHGKPKRIQVDNGPEFTSKAMLEWSYRNNIEIDFTRPGKPTDNAYIESFNGSFRDECLNQNWFSTLAEARVVIESWRKEYNEERIHSSLKYLTPKEFVKKEREDVKHRLSATHL
- a CDS encoding recombinase family protein, with protein sequence MKKKSIEIKHYVDPKGITKAKLRGVEIALLLNRVSDVSQKDGYSLGAQHRHGDEYITDLSYTLFTEYNIAETASKSHLRKNFDQMVQEIRLLASMSSTPVNLIVEKSDRLSRNFTSKETLQKLAKAGMLRIHYYKTKKIFDKNCSPEDVFHDDIETAVAKYAAANIGRESQKGSKEKAMEGVFPGRAPLGYKNKRIHEEQNRNKRGRAVIIVDPDERCVKAVKRIFELRAVNGLSYEGIKHQIIEENILPPEKVRSFSKTGVEKILQNKFYMGKFVWIDEEYDGSQEIIIPKEHLDIVFNTKRGKHTLRPRGIFSNFLTCSVCGCAILYDPKKKYIKSKDITRQFEYYHCSDGKRHHKQNSEKQVNISEEKIFAQFEAVLDSFEISESSALKISNYLKDEHRKIVDGQKKQIQRDQQAIKAFEKQEDDLLELLMSRTIDEVSYQRKLKQLREDKKILSSQIERVQSKFAAGFMLTSDSILELAKHSKSLWKTKNKEERVELLKLLLSNQQLNGKVVESTLHKPFKILGEIRDLEELAKKKLPKKEAFSKWCPGEDLNLQSSRHTALNRACLPICIY